One segment of Neisseria mucosa DNA contains the following:
- the ybeY gene encoding rRNA maturation RNase YbeY, with product MKRAKKYPFLSLQRQRFHLNFENASSAVDLPSERNFYRWAWSALKNEYRRADISLILLDEEEARAYNRDYRGKDYATNVLSFALNEGEILPDQFSDGLYGDLVICPQVVLKEASEQGKTPEQHFAHLTIHGTLHLMGYDHIEDDEAEIMEAEEIRLMLAAGFPNPYQEDEY from the coding sequence ATGAAACGCGCCAAAAAATATCCTTTTTTATCCTTACAGCGGCAACGTTTTCATCTGAACTTTGAAAACGCCTCTTCCGCCGTTGACCTTCCGAGCGAACGTAATTTTTACCGCTGGGCATGGTCTGCCTTGAAAAACGAATACCGCCGCGCAGACATCAGCCTGATTCTTCTGGACGAAGAAGAAGCCCGCGCCTACAACCGCGACTACCGCGGCAAAGATTACGCCACCAATGTATTGAGTTTCGCGCTCAACGAAGGCGAAATCCTGCCCGACCAGTTTTCAGACGGCCTGTATGGCGATTTGGTGATTTGTCCGCAAGTGGTTTTGAAAGAAGCCAGCGAACAAGGCAAAACACCCGAGCAGCATTTTGCCCACCTGACCATACACGGCACTTTACACCTGATGGGCTACGACCACATCGAAGACGATGAAGCCGAAATAATGGAAGCCGAAGAAATCCGCCTGATGCTGGCGGCAGGTTTCCCCAACCCCTACCAAGAGGACGAATATTAA
- a CDS encoding HlyC/CorC family transporter yields MDGTQSKPKFFERLISRLAGEPDSAEDVLTLLRQAHEQEVFDADTLTRLEKVLDFAELEVRDAMITRSRMNVLKENDSIERITAYIIETAHSRFPVIGEDKDEVLGILHAKDLLKYMFNPEQFHLKSVLRPAVFVPEGKSLASLLKEFREQRNHMAIVIDEYGGTSGLVTFEDIIEQIVGDIEDEFDEDDSADNIHAVSSERWRIHAATEIEDINAFFGTEYSSEEADTIGGLVIQELGHLPVRGEKVIIGNLQFTVARADNRRLHTLMATRIKENTDKP; encoded by the coding sequence ATGGACGGTACGCAGTCGAAACCCAAGTTTTTCGAACGCCTGATCTCCCGACTTGCCGGCGAGCCAGACTCCGCCGAAGACGTATTGACCCTGTTGCGCCAAGCGCACGAACAGGAAGTTTTTGATGCCGACACACTGACCCGGCTGGAAAAAGTATTGGACTTTGCCGAACTGGAAGTGCGTGATGCCATGATTACGCGCAGCCGCATGAACGTATTGAAAGAAAACGACAGCATCGAGCGCATCACGGCCTACATCATCGAAACCGCCCATTCGCGTTTCCCCGTCATCGGCGAAGACAAAGACGAAGTTTTGGGCATTTTGCACGCCAAAGACCTGCTCAAATATATGTTCAACCCCGAGCAGTTCCACCTTAAATCCGTCTTGCGCCCTGCCGTTTTCGTTCCCGAAGGCAAATCACTGGCCTCCCTTTTAAAAGAATTCCGCGAACAACGCAACCACATGGCGATTGTCATTGATGAATACGGCGGCACATCCGGCCTGGTAACCTTTGAAGACATCATCGAGCAAATCGTCGGCGACATCGAAGACGAGTTTGACGAAGACGACAGTGCCGACAATATCCACGCCGTTTCTTCCGAACGCTGGCGCATCCACGCCGCAACCGAAATCGAAGACATCAACGCCTTTTTCGGTACGGAATACAGCAGCGAAGAAGCCGACACCATCGGCGGCCTGGTCATTCAAGAATTGGGGCACCTGCCCGTACGCGGCGAAAAAGTCATCATCGGCAACCTGCAATTTACCGTCGCACGCGCCGACAACCGCCGTCTGCACACCCTGATGGCCACACGAATTAAAGAAAACACGGATAAACCATGA
- a CDS encoding methionine ABC transporter ATP-binding protein gives MIILDHVSKHYQTRDNKDFVAVEPTSLEIKQGEIFGLMGYSGAGKSTLLRLINLLERPDTGTVSVCGQELTALNATQLRHARQNIGMVFQQFNLLSNRTVAENVAFPLEIAKWPSKKIQARVEECLEIVDLQDRANHYPSQLSGGQKQRVGIARALAPQPQVILADEPTSALDPATTRSVLKCLEDINRRFNVTIVIVTHEMSVIRRLCDRAALLDKGHLLEIVEVHGNQIHAQSEIGQELIRED, from the coding sequence ATGATTATTCTGGATCACGTCTCCAAACACTATCAAACACGCGACAACAAAGACTTTGTCGCCGTCGAGCCGACCAGCCTCGAAATTAAACAGGGGGAAATCTTTGGCCTGATGGGCTATTCCGGCGCAGGCAAATCCACCCTGCTGCGCCTGATTAACTTATTGGAACGTCCGGATACAGGTACCGTCAGCGTATGCGGCCAAGAGCTGACCGCGCTCAACGCCACGCAACTGCGCCACGCCCGACAAAACATCGGCATGGTATTCCAACAGTTCAACCTGTTGAGCAACCGTACCGTTGCCGAAAACGTCGCCTTTCCTTTAGAAATTGCCAAATGGCCGTCTAAAAAAATCCAAGCGCGTGTTGAAGAATGTTTGGAAATCGTTGATTTGCAAGACCGTGCCAACCATTACCCGTCCCAACTTTCCGGCGGTCAAAAACAACGTGTCGGCATTGCCCGCGCGCTGGCGCCGCAACCTCAAGTCATCCTTGCCGACGAACCCACTTCCGCCCTCGACCCTGCCACTACGCGCAGCGTTTTGAAGTGTTTGGAAGACATCAACCGGCGTTTCAACGTAACCATCGTCATCGTTACCCACGAAATGAGCGTTATCCGCCGCCTGTGCGACCGTGCCGCCCTCTTGGACAAAGGCCATCTGCTGGAAATCGTTGAAGTACACGGCAACCAAATCCATGCCCAATCCGAAATCGGGCAAGAACTGATTCGAGAGGACTAA
- a CDS encoding methionine ABC transporter permease produces MADLTFESAVATIVSMKGEIIQALGETFIMVGLSTTFAVIFGTVLGVLLFVTSSHQLHYNKQLNLFLDNLVNLMRAFPFVILMIAMIPVTRAIIGTTIGPVAASLVLSVSGLFYFARLVEQNLREVPKGVIEAASAMGASPMSIICKVLLNEARAGMVSSITVLAIGLLSYSAAAGMIGGGGLGDLAIRYGYYRYQMEVIIFIVAILVLLVILIQGIGNRLARKLDKR; encoded by the coding sequence ATGGCAGATTTAACATTTGAAAGTGCTGTTGCGACCATCGTCAGCATGAAGGGCGAAATTATCCAAGCCTTGGGCGAAACCTTTATTATGGTCGGCCTATCGACTACTTTCGCCGTTATCTTCGGTACGGTTTTGGGCGTATTGCTGTTTGTAACGTCTAGCCATCAGTTGCACTACAACAAACAGCTGAATTTGTTTTTGGATAACCTGGTCAACCTGATGCGTGCCTTCCCTTTCGTCATCCTGATGATTGCCATGATTCCTGTTACACGCGCCATCATCGGCACAACCATCGGCCCGGTTGCCGCCTCATTGGTATTGAGCGTATCCGGCTTGTTCTACTTCGCCCGCCTGGTCGAGCAAAACCTGCGCGAAGTGCCTAAAGGCGTGATTGAAGCGGCCTCCGCAATGGGAGCCTCCCCCATGAGCATCATCTGCAAAGTGCTTTTGAATGAAGCACGCGCAGGTATGGTTTCCAGCATTACCGTACTGGCTATTGGCCTTCTGTCGTACAGCGCGGCGGCAGGTATGATCGGCGGTGGCGGCTTGGGCGACCTTGCCATCCGTTACGGCTACTACCGCTATCAAATGGAAGTCATCATCTTCATTGTTGCCATCCTGGTTTTACTCGTTATCCTGATTCAAGGCATCGGCAACAGATTGGCACGCAAACTGGACAAACGTTAA
- a CDS encoding MetQ/NlpA family ABC transporter substrate-binding protein — protein sequence MRINPFFKTLSAAALAIVLAACGGQKDSAPAASAASSSDNGTEKKEIVFGTTVGDFGDMVKDQIQPALEKKGYKVKLIEFTDYVRPNLALAEGELDINIFQHKPYLDDFKKEHKLDIVEAFQVPTAPLGLYPGKLKSLDEVKDGVSVSAPNDPSNFARALVMLNELGWIKLKADVDPLTASKADIAENPKNIQIVELEAAQLPRSRADVDFAIVNGNYAMSSGMKLTEALFQEPSFAYVNWSAVRTADKDSQWLKDVTEAYNSDEFKAYSQKRFAGYKYPAAWGENAAAGAQAEAASTASATK from the coding sequence ATGCGAATCAACCCATTCTTCAAAACCCTTTCTGCTGCTGCGCTGGCCATCGTATTGGCTGCCTGCGGCGGTCAAAAAGACAGCGCGCCGGCTGCCTCTGCCGCTTCTTCTTCCGACAACGGCACAGAGAAAAAAGAAATCGTCTTCGGTACAACCGTCGGCGACTTCGGCGATATGGTAAAAGACCAAATCCAACCGGCTTTGGAGAAAAAAGGCTATAAAGTCAAACTGATTGAGTTTACCGACTATGTGCGCCCCAACCTTGCTTTGGCTGAAGGCGAATTGGACATCAACATCTTCCAACACAAACCTTATCTGGACGACTTCAAAAAAGAACACAAGTTGGACATCGTTGAAGCCTTCCAAGTACCGACCGCACCTTTGGGCCTGTACCCTGGCAAATTGAAATCTTTGGACGAAGTGAAAGATGGCGTCAGCGTTTCTGCACCTAACGACCCGTCCAACTTTGCCCGTGCATTGGTTATGTTGAACGAATTGGGCTGGATTAAACTGAAAGCCGACGTTGATCCGCTGACCGCATCTAAAGCAGATATTGCCGAAAACCCTAAAAATATCCAAATCGTAGAACTTGAAGCCGCCCAACTGCCGCGCAGCCGTGCCGACGTTGACTTTGCCATTGTTAACGGCAACTACGCCATGAGCAGCGGCATGAAACTGACCGAAGCCCTGTTCCAAGAGCCAAGCTTCGCCTACGTTAACTGGTCTGCCGTCCGTACTGCCGACAAAGACAGCCAATGGTTGAAAGATGTAACCGAAGCCTACAACTCTGACGAGTTCAAAGCCTACTCACAAAAACGCTTTGCTGGTTACAAATACCCTGCGGCATGGGGTGAAAACGCAGCAGCAGGTGCTCAAGCCGAAGCCGCCTCTACTGCTTCTGCAACCAAATAA
- a CDS encoding FAD:protein FMN transferase — protein MSTPLTRRRFIAIAATLAAGAGIPFVISRKTNQPTHSAGPNQEGQPVIWKGIALGSGAELRLFGVERRQAEILINKVLAEVSRLEKIFSLYRDDSLISHLNREGRLKNPPSDFLQLLSISRDIHRLTQGAFDPSIQPLWNLYADHFRRNPKTETPPSERSIKDTLKLVDFNKVDFDTKEIRFAQKGMGLSLNGIAQGYITDKVAELLKQQGVSQALIDMGEIYGFDNANQREWNVSIRNPDQEDQILTTIAMKNQAFATSGGYGTVMDEAGKFTHLFDPRTGGSQPRYKSMSVMAESAAVADAFSTAFSIMDEAAIRAAAQVKNAQVWLVMPNNELKKI, from the coding sequence ATGTCCACCCCTTTAACGCGCCGCCGCTTCATTGCCATCGCCGCCACACTTGCCGCCGGTGCCGGCATTCCCTTTGTCATCAGCCGAAAAACCAATCAGCCGACTCATTCAGCCGGGCCGAATCAAGAAGGGCAGCCTGTTATCTGGAAAGGGATTGCATTAGGCTCGGGTGCGGAATTGCGTTTGTTCGGCGTTGAGCGCAGGCAGGCAGAGATACTGATCAACAAAGTATTGGCGGAAGTTTCACGATTGGAAAAAATCTTCAGCCTGTATCGGGACGACAGCCTGATCAGCCACTTAAACCGAGAAGGCCGTCTGAAAAATCCGCCATCCGATTTTTTGCAGCTGCTCAGTATCAGCCGGGATATTCATCGGCTGACGCAAGGTGCATTTGATCCCAGCATTCAGCCTTTGTGGAATCTGTATGCCGACCATTTCAGACGGAATCCGAAAACCGAAACGCCGCCGTCCGAACGCAGCATCAAAGATACGCTTAAATTGGTGGACTTCAATAAAGTCGATTTTGATACCAAAGAAATCCGTTTTGCCCAAAAAGGCATGGGCTTGTCGCTTAACGGCATTGCCCAAGGCTATATTACCGACAAAGTAGCCGAATTGTTGAAGCAGCAAGGCGTTTCTCAGGCATTGATTGATATGGGGGAGATTTACGGCTTTGATAATGCCAACCAGCGCGAGTGGAATGTCAGCATCCGCAATCCTGACCAAGAAGACCAAATTCTGACCACCATTGCCATGAAAAATCAAGCGTTTGCCACATCGGGCGGCTATGGCACGGTAATGGACGAGGCAGGCAAATTTACCCATCTGTTTGACCCGCGCACAGGCGGAAGCCAGCCGCGCTATAAAAGCATGAGCGTTATGGCGGAGAGTGCGGCGGTTGCCGATGCTTTTTCGACTGCATTTTCTATTATGGATGAAGCGGCCATCCGAGCAGCGGCCCAAGTCAAAAATGCACAGGTTTGGCTGGTAATGCCGAATAATGAATTGAAGAAGATTTGA
- a CDS encoding nitrous oxide reductase accessory protein NosL produces the protein MRKILLTTFTLIALAACSKQDNSPPPAPQQISDSAVGHYCSMNLTEHNGPKAQIFLNGKPEKPVWFSTIKQMFGYTKLPEEPKGIHVIYVTDMGKVKDWEKPNADTEWIDAKKAYYVIESSFIGGMGAEDALPFADKAQAEKFAKEKGGRVVGFAEMPDEYIFK, from the coding sequence ATGAGAAAAATATTATTGACTACCTTCACACTCATCGCATTGGCAGCCTGCAGCAAGCAGGACAACAGCCCTCCGCCTGCGCCCCAACAAATCAGCGACAGTGCGGTCGGTCATTACTGCAGCATGAATTTAACTGAACACAACGGCCCTAAAGCGCAAATCTTCTTGAACGGCAAACCTGAAAAACCAGTTTGGTTTTCCACCATCAAGCAGATGTTCGGCTACACCAAGCTGCCTGAAGAGCCGAAAGGCATTCATGTCATCTATGTTACCGATATGGGTAAAGTCAAAGATTGGGAAAAACCCAATGCCGACACCGAATGGATAGATGCGAAAAAGGCCTATTACGTTATCGAAAGCAGCTTTATCGGCGGCATGGGGGCGGAAGATGCGCTTCCTTTTGCCGACAAGGCACAAGCTGAAAAATTCGCCAAAGAAAAAGGCGGCAGAGTTGTCGGTTTCGCAGAGATGCCCGACGAATATATTTTCAAATAA
- a CDS encoding ABC transporter permease, with translation MNPVWIITGKEVRDSLRNRWVLAAALLLAALALSLGFLGSSPTGSVKVDPLTVTVVSLSSLSIFLIPLIAMLLSYDALIGEIERGTMALLLSYPISRNQILAGKFIGHLIILALATTAGYGLAGITLQLANGGFDIAAWQPFALLIAASVILGAAFLSMGYLISAKVKERGTAAGIAIGVWLFFVVIFDMALLGVLVADTEQVITAPIVETVLLFNPADIYRLLNLTGYENTAMYAGMAGLSEQISLSMPVLLTAQVLWVIIPLILAAWIFGKRQI, from the coding sequence ATGAACCCCGTTTGGATTATTACCGGCAAAGAAGTCCGCGACAGCCTGCGCAACCGTTGGGTTCTTGCTGCCGCACTTTTGCTTGCCGCATTGGCACTGTCATTAGGCTTTCTCGGTAGCTCGCCTACCGGTTCGGTCAAGGTTGATCCCTTGACGGTAACTGTAGTCAGCCTGTCCAGCCTGTCTATTTTCCTGATTCCGCTGATTGCAATGTTGCTCTCTTATGATGCACTGATTGGCGAAATCGAGCGCGGTACAATGGCGTTGCTGTTAAGTTACCCCATCTCGCGCAACCAAATCCTTGCCGGTAAATTTATCGGCCACCTCATCATCCTTGCCCTTGCTACCACGGCAGGTTACGGGTTGGCAGGTATTACCCTTCAGCTTGCCAACGGCGGTTTTGATATTGCCGCATGGCAGCCTTTCGCCCTTTTGATTGCTGCCAGCGTGATTCTTGGCGCAGCCTTTTTGTCCATGGGCTATTTGATCAGCGCAAAAGTTAAAGAACGTGGTACCGCCGCCGGTATCGCCATCGGCGTATGGCTGTTTTTTGTCGTTATTTTCGATATGGCGCTTTTGGGTGTTTTGGTTGCCGATACCGAACAAGTCATTACCGCGCCTATAGTGGAAACCGTTCTTTTGTTCAACCCCGCAGACATTTATCGCCTGCTGAACCTGACGGGTTACGAAAATACAGCCATGTATGCCGGCATGGCGGGTTTGAGCGAACAAATCAGCCTGAGTATGCCTGTTTTGCTGACGGCTCAGGTATTATGGGTTATCATTCCTTTGATTTTAGCCGCCTGGATTTTCGGAAAGCGACAAATATGA
- a CDS encoding ABC transporter ATP-binding protein: MSSTNHVELRNVTKQFGSQKAVNQVDLVLKAGESVGMAGHNGAGKSTIMKLILGLITPTEGEVMLLGEPTGSKAGAQRRSQIGYLPETVALHPSLTGIETMDFYAKLKKQPLSKNRELLERVGISQAARRRVGTYSKGMRQRLALAQALLGEPKVLLFDEPTTGLDPASRQMFYEVVRELNGRGATVLLSTHALAELDGHADRIIVMKNGVKVADGSMDELHVQSGLPLTVNVRLKEARPLSERWHPLSDGLSYQAQCKAEERMALLSELGDLGSLAYIDIHTPTLDDMYAQFLKREDV, from the coding sequence ATGAGCAGTACCAACCACGTTGAATTGAGAAACGTGACCAAGCAGTTTGGCAGCCAAAAGGCCGTCAACCAAGTCGATCTGGTTCTCAAGGCTGGCGAGAGCGTCGGCATGGCAGGACACAACGGTGCAGGCAAGTCCACCATTATGAAGCTGATACTCGGCCTGATTACGCCGACCGAGGGCGAAGTGATGCTTTTGGGAGAACCGACCGGCAGTAAAGCAGGGGCGCAGCGTCGCAGCCAAATCGGTTACCTGCCTGAAACGGTTGCATTGCACCCTTCATTGACCGGTATCGAAACCATGGATTTCTATGCCAAACTTAAAAAACAGCCCCTGAGTAAAAACCGTGAATTGCTCGAGCGTGTTGGCATTTCCCAGGCCGCACGCCGCCGTGTCGGCACTTACTCCAAAGGTATGCGCCAACGCCTCGCTTTGGCACAAGCCTTGTTGGGCGAACCTAAAGTCTTACTGTTTGACGAGCCGACTACTGGCCTTGACCCGGCTTCGCGTCAAATGTTTTACGAAGTTGTGCGCGAACTCAATGGGCGCGGCGCAACCGTATTGCTCAGCACCCACGCACTGGCCGAGCTTGACGGCCACGCCGACCGCATCATCGTCATGAAAAACGGCGTGAAAGTTGCCGACGGCAGCATGGATGAGTTGCATGTTCAAAGCGGCCTGCCGCTGACCGTCAACGTCCGCTTGAAAGAAGCGCGCCCGTTGAGCGAGCGTTGGCATCCGCTTTCAGACGGCCTGTCATACCAAGCGCAATGTAAAGCAGAAGAGCGCATGGCTCTTTTGAGCGAATTGGGTGATTTGGGCAGTCTTGCCTACATCGATATCCACACGCCTACACTTGACGATATGTACGCGCAATTCTTGAAGAGGGAAGACGTATGA
- a CDS encoding nitrous oxide reductase family maturation protein NosD has protein sequence MTHTQIHRSKWQRAALVLLLGSMVQTAFAAVINVSAQDNLNDALARAQAGDTLKLASGTYKTKLYINKPITIEGPADRSAKIVGDRSGRTVAVHAPDVTLRNLTVSHSGMSLPAMDAGIYLEETATRALVEHNNIIDNSVGVYIHGAAESMVRENKIIGDATLRVNERGNGVTVWNAPGAQVVDNDISKGRDGIFSNTSTHNTYKGNRFSDLRFAVHYMYTNDSEVSNNISVGNNMGYVLMFSERLKVYGNIAVGSRDQGIMLNYVNYSEIHDNVINKAGKCVFAYNANYDKIFANHFENCQIGIHFTAAIEGTTLYENSFINNESQVKYVSTRFLDWGEGGRGNYWSDNSAFDLDGDGFGDSAYRPNGIIDQIIWRAPVARLLMNSPAISIVKWAQSQFPAILPGGVIDSKPLMNPVRNKTTTKYEAMKDELLHEAKTHQSEWGNAENGALTGGNANM, from the coding sequence ATGACGCACACACAAATCCATCGTTCCAAATGGCAACGTGCCGCACTCGTATTGCTGCTTGGCAGCATGGTTCAGACGGCCTTTGCCGCAGTCATCAACGTATCCGCACAAGACAATCTCAATGATGCTTTGGCGCGCGCTCAAGCCGGCGATACGCTCAAGCTTGCCTCCGGTACATACAAAACCAAACTCTATATCAACAAACCCATTACCATCGAAGGCCCTGCCGACCGTTCCGCCAAGATTGTCGGCGACCGGAGCGGGAGGACGGTTGCCGTTCATGCTCCTGATGTAACTTTGCGCAATCTGACCGTTTCCCATTCCGGCATGAGTTTGCCGGCAATGGATGCCGGTATCTATTTAGAAGAGACGGCAACGCGCGCGCTGGTGGAGCATAACAACATCATCGACAACTCTGTCGGCGTGTATATTCACGGTGCGGCAGAATCCATGGTGCGGGAAAATAAAATCATCGGCGATGCAACCCTGCGCGTCAACGAACGTGGCAACGGCGTAACCGTCTGGAATGCGCCCGGTGCGCAAGTGGTCGATAACGATATTTCCAAAGGCCGTGACGGTATTTTTTCAAATACCAGCACTCATAATACCTACAAAGGCAACCGCTTTAGCGACTTGCGCTTTGCCGTCCATTATATGTACACCAATGACAGCGAAGTCAGCAACAATATCTCCGTCGGCAACAATATGGGTTATGTGCTGATGTTTTCTGAACGCCTGAAAGTGTATGGTAACATTGCCGTTGGCAGTCGCGACCAAGGCATTATGCTCAACTACGTCAATTATTCCGAAATTCACGATAATGTGATCAACAAGGCAGGCAAATGCGTGTTTGCCTACAATGCCAACTACGATAAAATCTTTGCCAATCATTTCGAGAACTGCCAAATCGGTATCCACTTCACCGCAGCCATCGAAGGCACAACCCTGTACGAAAATTCATTTATTAACAACGAAAGCCAGGTTAAATATGTCAGCACCCGCTTCCTCGATTGGGGCGAGGGTGGTCGCGGCAACTATTGGAGCGATAACAGCGCTTTTGACCTTGACGGCGATGGCTTCGGCGACAGTGCCTACCGTCCCAACGGGATTATCGACCAAATCATCTGGCGCGCACCCGTTGCCCGGTTATTGATGAACAGCCCTGCCATCAGCATTGTCAAATGGGCGCAATCGCAATTTCCCGCCATCCTGCCCGGCGGCGTAATTGACAGCAAGCCTTTGATGAACCCCGTCCGCAATAAAACGACAACCAAATACGAAGCCATGAAGGACGAATTGCTGCATGAAGCAAAAACGCACCAATCCGAATGGGGTAATGCCGAAAACGGTGCGCTGACAGGCGGAAATGCCAATATGTAA
- the nosZ gene encoding TAT-dependent nitrous-oxide reductase, producing MSDEKLEQNGLSRRSFLGTAAASGAGIAGAGLLGLAGCSNGEGDKAAASGAAPAEKAAAHSAEPGKQTSEVGPGELDQYYGFLSGGQSGEMRLIGVPSMRELMRIPVFNMDSATGWGRTNESLRILNEKITPETRKFLQDSGLRCYPNGDLHHPHLSFTDQTYDGRYAYANDKANTRVCRIRLDVMKTDKIIDIPNASGIHGLRPQRYPKTGYVFANGEHIVPVDGVGKWDDPKTWNAVYTAIDGETMDIAWQVLVDGNLDNGDADYQGKYSFSTCYNSERALTVQGASSNEQDWCVVFNLAAIEEGIKKGDFKEVNGVKMLDGRAEANSPYTRYIPVPNSPHGCNASPDGKYIMLNGKLSPTVTVLDVSKLDDLFSGKIKERDVVVAEPQLGLGPLHTAFDGRGNAYTTLFIDSQMVKWNIDDAIKAYKGEKIDPIKQKLDVHYQPGHNHTTMGETKEADGKWLVSLNKFSKDRFLNAGPLKPECDQLIDISGDEMRLVHDNPTFAEPHDLCLVAASKVNPSKTWDRKDPWFWQEALEQAQKDGVELEKAAKVVREGNKVRVYMTAVAPAYSVPQFEVNQGDEVTVYVTNVETIEDLTHGFTLEGYGIAMEIGPQATSSVTFKAVRPGVHWYYCQWFCHALHMEMSGQMIVKPK from the coding sequence ATGTCAGACGAAAAATTAGAACAAAACGGCTTAAGCCGTCGTTCATTCTTAGGTACTGCCGCTGCTTCCGGTGCAGGTATTGCCGGTGCCGGTTTGTTGGGCTTGGCCGGTTGCTCTAACGGCGAGGGTGATAAAGCTGCTGCTTCCGGTGCTGCACCTGCCGAAAAAGCCGCTGCTCATTCTGCCGAGCCGGGTAAACAAACTTCCGAAGTCGGTCCGGGCGAGCTTGACCAATACTACGGTTTCTTGTCAGGCGGTCAATCAGGCGAAATGCGCTTGATCGGCGTACCTTCTATGCGTGAGTTGATGCGTATCCCTGTATTCAATATGGACAGCGCTACCGGTTGGGGGCGTACCAACGAGAGCCTGCGTATTTTGAATGAAAAAATTACGCCGGAAACCCGTAAATTCCTGCAAGACAGCGGTCTGCGCTGCTACCCTAACGGCGACTTGCACCACCCGCACTTGTCTTTTACCGATCAGACTTACGACGGTCGCTATGCATATGCCAACGATAAAGCAAACACCCGTGTTTGCCGTATCCGCTTGGATGTAATGAAAACCGATAAAATCATCGATATTCCTAATGCTTCAGGTATCCACGGTCTGCGTCCGCAACGTTATCCGAAAACCGGTTACGTTTTTGCCAACGGCGAGCATATCGTTCCTGTTGACGGCGTAGGCAAATGGGATGATCCTAAAACTTGGAATGCCGTTTATACAGCAATTGACGGCGAAACCATGGACATCGCATGGCAAGTATTGGTAGACGGTAACTTGGATAATGGCGATGCCGACTACCAAGGTAAATACTCTTTCTCTACCTGCTATAACTCTGAGCGCGCTCTGACTGTACAAGGTGCTTCTTCTAACGAGCAAGACTGGTGTGTGGTATTTAACCTGGCCGCCATCGAAGAAGGCATCAAAAAAGGCGACTTCAAAGAAGTTAACGGCGTGAAAATGTTGGACGGCCGTGCAGAAGCCAACTCTCCATATACTCGTTACATCCCGGTTCCTAACTCTCCTCACGGCTGTAATGCAAGCCCTGACGGCAAATACATCATGCTCAACGGTAAACTGTCTCCAACCGTTACCGTATTGGATGTCAGCAAACTGGATGACTTGTTTTCAGGCAAAATCAAAGAGCGCGATGTTGTCGTAGCCGAGCCTCAACTGGGTCTTGGCCCATTACACACTGCATTTGACGGTCGCGGCAATGCCTATACTACATTGTTTATCGACAGCCAAATGGTGAAATGGAACATCGATGACGCGATTAAAGCCTATAAAGGCGAGAAAATTGATCCGATTAAACAAAAACTCGACGTTCACTATCAACCTGGCCATAACCACACTACCATGGGCGAAACCAAAGAAGCCGACGGTAAATGGTTGGTATCTTTGAACAAGTTCTCTAAAGACCGCTTCTTGAATGCCGGTCCTTTGAAACCTGAGTGTGACCAATTGATCGACATCTCCGGCGACGAAATGCGTCTGGTGCATGACAATCCGACTTTTGCCGAACCGCACGACTTGTGCTTGGTTGCTGCGTCTAAAGTGAACCCAAGCAAAACTTGGGACCGCAAAGACCCATGGTTCTGGCAAGAAGCTCTGGAACAAGCTCAAAAAGACGGTGTTGAGCTGGAAAAAGCTGCCAAAGTCGTACGCGAAGGCAACAAAGTACGCGTGTATATGACTGCCGTTGCGCCTGCTTACAGCGTTCCTCAATTTGAAGTGAACCAAGGCGACGAAGTTACCGTATATGTAACCAACGTTGAGACCATTGAAGACTTGACTCACGGCTTTACTTTGGAAGGTTATGGCATTGCTATGGAGATTGGCCCGCAAGCTACATCTTCTGTAACCTTCAAGGCTGTCCGTCCAGGTGTACACTGGTACTACTGCCAATGGTTCTGCCACGCATTGCACATGGAAATGTCTGGCCAAATGATTGTTAAACCAAAATAA